A section of the bacterium genome encodes:
- a CDS encoding arginase family protein, with protein MRPHTFYGVPPRDEARGARTDVAFLGVPFDLGTTLRPGARFGPEAVRAASAWWQYARDEEGQAARDGTGPRPAEGWYDLDRGRWILRGVTMADWGDVRITPTDIATNLDRITECVRAILDGGSLPVVVGGDHAVTYPAIRAFAGRGPLHVIQFDSHQDFVDERHGVRLGHGNVMRRASELPFLRGISQIGLRGLQKYPEPLEAARRYGVKVVTATELRGSGPRLAAARVPTGARCYLTLDIDVLDIASAPGTGTPEPGGLTFPEVRDAVRAIARRCRIVGLDLVEVSPPYDWAEVTAREAARLLLDVLSAIFDRGSGPTGVSRHAQGMRSRPGRTARIRG; from the coding sequence GTGCGGCCTCACACCTTCTACGGCGTGCCGCCCCGCGACGAGGCCAGAGGCGCCCGGACCGATGTGGCCTTTCTCGGCGTGCCCTTCGACCTTGGCACGACGCTCAGGCCTGGGGCGCGCTTTGGCCCTGAGGCTGTGCGCGCCGCGTCGGCCTGGTGGCAGTACGCGCGGGACGAGGAAGGCCAGGCAGCCCGCGACGGGACAGGCCCCCGCCCCGCCGAGGGCTGGTACGATCTTGACCGTGGGCGGTGGATCTTGCGCGGGGTGACGATGGCCGACTGGGGCGATGTCCGGATCACTCCTACAGATATCGCCACCAACCTCGACCGCATCACCGAGTGCGTCCGCGCGATCCTAGACGGAGGTAGCCTGCCCGTGGTCGTCGGAGGAGACCACGCGGTCACCTATCCCGCTATCCGGGCATTCGCCGGCCGCGGCCCACTGCATGTGATCCAGTTCGACAGCCATCAAGACTTCGTGGACGAGCGGCATGGGGTCCGCCTCGGTCACGGCAACGTGATGCGCCGCGCTTCCGAGCTGCCGTTTCTGCGGGGCATCTCGCAGATCGGACTTCGGGGGCTGCAGAAATACCCCGAGCCGCTCGAGGCCGCCCGCCGGTACGGCGTCAAGGTCGTCACCGCCACAGAGCTGCGCGGCAGCGGGCCTCGGCTCGCGGCCGCTCGTGTGCCGACCGGCGCCCGCTGCTACCTGACCCTCGACATCGACGTCCTGGACATCGCGTCCGCACCGGGCACCGGGACGCCGGAGCCCGGCGGCCTTACATTTCCAGAGGTGCGCGACGCGGTCCGCGCGATCGCGCGCCGCTGCCGGATCGTCGGGCTTGATCTCGTCGAGGTCTCGCCGCCGTACGACTGGGCGGAGGTCACCGCGCGCGAGGCCGCGCGGCTGCTGCTCGACGTTCTCAGTGCGATCTTCGATCGGGGCTCGGGGCCCACAGGGGTGAGCCGGCACGCGCAGGGGATGCGCAGCCGGCCGGGCCGGACCGCACGTATCCGGGGGTAG